The following coding sequences are from one Nicotiana tabacum cultivar K326 chromosome 1, ASM71507v2, whole genome shotgun sequence window:
- the LOC107782298 gene encoding uncharacterized protein LOC107782298, producing the protein MFKLKRGNSILPKIPFDIIKIIQIHISNFHTKNPFSSPAIQFILEEGKEFESRQPTNQEPTSKRNEEAKFSSYGIQISHPWPEWVDLMQKLLKCGYFEGIGNPFGNDEEMGPKDANRIRTACLNFARDRFYLIKYLSRQDIEVIAGCGCPSIDRKVVNSGKRLRASLGIEEGNVCSFCILRGSCERAYVRAREDQGGRTVDVMRLLLTFGLDPITGAVEKKRVNESARRLLKEIMSFSSEELNCETQKSTNPWNPSVQGDHQEEGQIIVPTKHGDWICPKCNFLNFSRNVKCLRCNGLFRERLSKLREEQDNFPLKKGDWICYKCHFMNFAKNTRCLQCKEKPPKRQLNPGEWECDSCNYINFKRNMVCLKCDHRRPKASTSGASASSQSAKQNRSISRTRPYFGELNQETNEDVDEWEFVESDDEDHFCSMSGSQEARFIDFPVLRGNSELSRDAKKQEKWKMQMAANRRITAKETLNAVEFRSSFTPDRKCFQYSDDEEMDEWFGHKNTQNAGLYQSL; encoded by the exons ATGTTCAAGTTAAAAAGAGGCAATTCAATCCTTCCCAAAATCCCATTTGATATCatcaaaattattcaaattcacATCTCCAATTTCCATACCAAGAACCCATTTTCCAGTCCAGCAATCCAATTCATTCTTGAAGAAGGCAAAGAATTCGAATCCCGGCAACCCACAAACCAGGAACCCACGTCTAAGCGTAATGAAGAAGCTAAGTTTTCCAGTTATGGGATTCAGATTTCTCATCCTTGGCCTGAATGGGTGGACTTGATGCAGAAGTTGTTGAAATGTGGATACTTTGAGGGAATCGGAAACCCTTTTGGAAATGATGAAGAAATGGGTCCTAAAGATGCAAACCGGATTAGAACTGCTTGTTTGAATTTTGCTCGAGACCGGTTTTATCTTATAAA ATATTTGTCGCGGCAAGATATTGAGGTGATAGCTGGCTGTGGCTGTCCAAGCATTGATAGAAAAGTTGTCAACTCTGGAAAGCGCCTTAGGGCATCGTTAGGCATCGAGGAAGGAAAT GTTTGCAGTTTCTGCATATTGAGGGGAAGTTGTGAGAGGGCATATGTCAGGGCACGTGAAGATCAAGGTGGTCGAACCGTTGATGTTATGCGTCTTTTATTGACTTTTGGACTTGATCCAATTACTGGTGCTGTGGAGAAAAAAAGAGTTAATGAATCAGCAAGAAGGCTGCTGAAAGAAATTATGAGTTTCAGTTCAGAGGAACTCAATTGTGAAACACAGAAATCCACAAACCCTTGGAATCCATCTGTACAAGGTGATCACCAAGAAGAAGGTCAGATCATTGTTCCAACAAAACATGGTGATTGGATTTGTCCCAA ATGCAACTTCTTGAATTtttccagaaatgtgaagtgctTACGGTGTAATGGCTTATTTCGCGAAAGACTTAGCAAGCTAAGGGAGGAGCaggataattttccattaaaGAAAGGCGACTGGATTTGTTACAA ATGCCATTTTATGAACTTTGCAAAGAATACTAGGTGTTTGCAGTGCAAAGAAAAGCCACCTAAACGGCAGCTTAATCCTGGAGAGTGGGAGTGCGACTC GTGCAACTACATCAATTTCAAAAGAAACATGGTGTGCTTGAAATGTGATCACAGACGGCCAAAAGCATCGACTAGTGGTGCAAGTGCTTCCTCTCAATCTGCAAAACAAAATAGAAGCATTAGTCGAACACGACCTTATTTTGGTGAACTGAATCAAGAAACAAATGAGGACGTAGATGAATGGGAATTTGTTGAAAGTGACGATGAAGATCATTTTTGCTCAATGTCAGGGAGTCAGGAAGCAAGATTCATCGATTTTCCCGTTTTACGGGGGAATAGTGAATTGTCTCGAGATGCAAAGAAGCAAGAAAAATGGAAGATGCAGATGGCTGCGAATAGAAGAATCACTGCAAAAGAAACACTAAATGCTGTTGAATTCAGGTCTTCTTTTACACCTGATAGAAAGTGTTTTCAATATAGTGACGATGAGGAAATGGACGAGTGGTTTGGGcataaaaatactcaaaatgcAGGATTGTATCAGAGCCTGTAA